The sequence below is a genomic window from Leptotrichia trevisanii DSM 22070.
ATATCCTTTGGCAATCGCTTCGCTTTCAGTCATTCCAACTCTTGATAATGGCGGATTTACAAATACGCTGTATGGAATTACATTTCTGTCGTTTACTGTTCTATTTCCTCCATTGTAAAGATTATCCCTTATTATTCTAAAGTCATCAAGAGAAATATACGTAAATTGAAGTCCGCCTTTCACATCTCCCATTGCCCAAATGTTATCAGCTGTTGTTTTCAATGTTTCGTCAACTAGAACCGCACCTTTTTCGTCAGTTTTTACTCCTGCCGCTTCTAGATTAAGACCTTCTGTATTAGGTTTTCTTCCGATTGCTACAAGAATTGCGTCTGATTCAATTTCGCTCTTGCTTGCTCCTTGTGAAATTTGCACATATCCTTTTCCATTTTTATCAACAATTTCCTCAATTTTTGATTCCAGTAAAAATTTGATTCCTTTTGCCTCAAATATAGCTTTTGCTCTATAAGCAATTTCTTCATCTTCTCTAGGCATAAGTCTTTGTGCCAAATCAATAACCGTAACTTCTGACCCAAAATCAGCATACATTGAAGCAAATTCCAGTCCGATGTACCCTGCTCCCAGAATAGTCAATTTTTTGGGAAGTTCCTTTAGTTCCATAATTGAAGTACTTGTATAAACGTGGTTACTTTCTTTAAGCCCTTTTATACCAGGAATTATTGTAGTCGAACCTGTATTTATAAATATTTTTTCTCCTTCAATCTGAACATTTTCTCCATTACTTTCAATATTAACTACATTTTTCGAAACAAAACTTCCAAATCCATCATAAATATCAATATTTTCCTTTGTAGCTAGCATTTCATAATTTTTTCCACGTAATGCACCAATTAATGTATTTTT
It includes:
- a CDS encoding FAD-dependent oxidoreductase, which encodes MKKYDAIIIGFGKGGKTLAGFLAGKGQNVALIEKSDKMYGGTCINIGCIPTKKLVDSTKVLKNKGLNGIEEKEKFYEESINNKNTLIGALRGKNYEMLATKENIDIYDGFGSFVSKNVVNIESNGENVQIEGEKIFINTGSTTIIPGIKGLKESNHVYTSTSIMELKELPKKLTILGAGYIGLEFASMYADFGSEVTVIDLAQRLMPREDEEIAYRAKAIFEAKGIKFLLESKIEEIVDKNGKGYVQISQGASKSEIESDAILVAIGRKPNTEGLNLEAAGVKTDEKGAVLVDETLKTTADNIWAMGDVKGGLQFTYISLDDFRIIRDNLYNGGNRTVNDRNVIPYSVFVNPPLSRVGMTESEAIAKGYEVKTGRLEAMAIPKAKIEGVTDGLLKAVVDAKTDKILGCTLLCNTSHEMINIVAAAMKAEQKYTFLKDMIFTHPTMSEALNDLFGSVK